The following are from one region of the Nicotiana tabacum cultivar K326 chromosome 3, ASM71507v2, whole genome shotgun sequence genome:
- the LOC107799111 gene encoding DNA replication licensing factor MCM6, translating into MDSYGGGGYFVDEKAVRVENIFLEFLKSFRVDANSRESFYESEIEAMRPNESNTMFIDFSHVMRFNDILQKAISDEFLRFESYLKNACKRFVMERKPTFITDDNPNKDINVAFYNLPLIKRLRELTTAEIGKLVSVTGVVTRTSEVRPELLQGTFKCLDCGTVIKNVEQQFKYTEPIICMNATCQNKARWALLRQESKFADWQRVRMQETSKEIPAGSLPRSLDVILRHDIVEQARAGDTVIFTGTVVVIPDLLALASPGERAESRRDASQRRNATGGQEGVKGLRALGVRDLSYRLAFIANSVQICDGRRDNDIRNRRRDVDEDDNPQFMAEELDDIQRMRNTPDFFNKLVESIAPTVFGHPDIKRAILLMLLGGVHKFTHEGINLRGDINVCIVGDPSCAKSQFLKYTSGLVPRSVYTSGKSSSAAGLTATVAKEPETGEFCIEAGALMLADNGICCIDEFDKMDVRDQVAIHEAMEQQTISITKAGIQATLNARTSILAAANPTGGRYDKTKPLKYNVALPPAILSRFDLVYVMIDDPDDQTDYNIAHHIVRVHQKRENAVDPPFSTAQVKRYITYAKTLKPKLTAEARELLVDSYVVLRRGDTAPGSRVAYRMTVRQLEALIRLSEAIARSHLDIQVQPRHVRIAVRLLKTSIISVESSEIDLSEFQDENREDGVGNTENGTGQGENQPTGAPTESVSGNAENDAETTSKQGKKLIISDEYFQRVTRALVLRLRQHEETVSREGTGLAGMRQKDLIQWYVSQQNEKNNYSSMEEAAAEVTKVKAIIESLVRREGHLIVVDDGRQAGEESGRQTSSRNDRILAVAPNYVVD; encoded by the exons ATGGACAGCTATGGCGGTGGTGGGTACTTCGTCGACGAGAAAGCCGTCCGTGTCGAAAACATCTTCTTGGAGTTCCTTAAGAG TTTTCGAGTGGATGCCAACTCGCGTGAGTCATTTTACGAGTCGGAGATAGAAGCCATGAGACCTAATGAGTCCAATACCATGTTCATTGATTTCTCACATGTTATGCGCTTCAATGATATTCTCCAAAAAGCCATCTCCGATGAGTTTCTCag ATTCGAATCCTATCTGAAAAATGCGTGCAAGAGATTCGTGATGGAACGGAAGCCTACTTTCATCACTGATGATAATCCTAATAAGGACATCAATGTTGCCTTTTACAATCTCCCCTTGATTAAGAG ATTGAGAGAATTGACTACAGCAGAGATAGGGAAATTGGTGTCGGTAACTGGAGTGGTAACCCGTACCAGTGAGGTCCGACCAGAGCTTCTGCAGGGAACCTTCAAATGCTTGGACTGTGGAACAGTAATCAAGAATGTTGAACAGCAATTCAAATATACCGAG CCCATAATTTGCATGAATGCAACATGTCAAAACAAAGCAAGGTGGGCACTACTTAGACAAGAGAGCAAATTTGCAGACTGGCAGAGGGTGCGAATGCAGGAGACCTCCAAGGAGATACCAGCGGGGTCCCTTCCGAGATCACTTGATGTCATTCTACGCCATGACATTGTGGAACAAGCCAGGGCAGGTGACAC GGTCATATTTACTGGTACTGTTGTAGTGATACCTGACCTACTTGCACTTGCTTCTCCTGGGGAGAGAGCTGAAAGTCGCCGAGATGCATCTCAGCGAAGGAATGCCACCGGTGGTCAAGAAGGTGTGAAGGGCCTTAGGGCCTTGGGTGTCAGGGACCTCTCATATCGATTAGCCTTTATTGCCAACTCTGTTCAG ATATGTGATGGCCGAAGGGACAATGACATCAGAAATAGGAGAAGAGATGTTGATGAAGATGACAATCCACAGTTCATG GCTGAAGAGCTAGATGACATCCAACGAATGAGGAATACTCCGGATTTTTTCAATAAGCTTGTTGAGAGCATTGCTCCAACTGTTTTTGGTCACCCAGATATCAAGAGGGCAATACTGCTCATGCTTTTGGGTGGTGTTCACAAGTTTACTCACGAAGGCATTAATTTAAGAGGGGACATCAAtgtttgcattgttggggatCCTAGCTGTGCAAAATCTCAGTTCCTCAA ATACACATCAGGTCTGGTTCCTCGATCTGTCTATACTTCAGGGAAATCCTCATCTGCTGCTGGGTTGACAGCAACAGTGGCCAAAGAACCAGAAACTGGAGAATTCTGTATTGAG GCTGGTGCACTGATGCTTGCAGACAACGGTATCTGTTGTATTGATGAATTTGACAAGATGGATGTTAGAGATCAG GTTGCCATTCATGAAGCAATGGAACAACAGACAATAAGCATAACTAAAGCTGGTATACAAGCAACATTGAATGCCCGGACTTCAATTTTAGCTGCAGCAAACCCCACTGGTGGGCGCTATGATAAGACAAAACCTCTGAAG TATAATGTTGCTCTACCTCCTGCCATCCTTTCAAGGTTTGATTTGGTATATGTTATGATTGATGACCCTGACGATCAAACAGACTACAATATTGCTCATCACATTGTGAGAGTTCACCAAAAGCGGGAAAATGCAGTTGATCCTCCCTTTAGCACTGCACAAGTGAAGCGTTACATAACCTATGCAAAAACACTGAAACCTAAG CTAACTGCTGAAGCTAGAGAGTTATTGGTGGATTCATACGTCGTCTTACGTCGAGGTGACACTGCTCCAGGGAGTAGAGTTGCCTACCGCATGACTGTAAGGCAGTTGGAGGCATTGATCAGACTTTCGGAGGCTATTGCTCGAAGTCATTTAGATATTCAG GTGCAACCACGTCATGTACGAATTGCAGTGAGATTGTTAAAGACATCGATAATCAG TGTGGAGTCAAGTGAAATTGATCTGTCTGAGTTCCAAGATGAGAATCGCGAGGATGGTGTTGGTAATACTGAAAATGGTACTGGTCAAGGGGAAAATCAACCAACTGGGGCTCCGACTGAGTCGGTATCTGGGAATGCAG AAAATGACGCTGAAACTACAAGCAAGCAAGGAAAGAAACTAATCATCAGCGACGAGTATTTCCAGAGAGTCACCCGTGCTCTTGTTCTGAGACTGAGGCAGCATGAAGAGACTGTATCGAGAGAAG GGACTGGGTTAGCTGGAATGAGGCAGAAAGATCTTATACAGTGGTATGTGAGTCAGCAGAACGAGAAGAACAACTACAGCTCCATGGAAGAGGCAGCAGCTGAAGTCACAAAAGTGAAAGCTATTATAGAG AGCTTGGTACGAAGAGAAGGCCATTTGATAGTTGTGGATGATGGGAGACAAGCAGGCGAGGAAAGTGGAAGGCAAACATCATCCAGAAATGACAGGATTTTGGCTGTGGCTCCCAATTATGTTGTAGATTGA
- the LOC107799103 gene encoding putative purine permease 4, which yields MELSSVQQPPALNQHRQEQEQDDEAAASFSRSLVKMHDKEQETGRNRYYMILLGINYMCLFVGSVSSSLLSKFYFNHKGGSRWVSTWVQSAGFPLLLFPIYLFKICTDRKPFTGFTPKILCLSICIGFFLGINNLLFSWGNSYLPVSTNSLVLSTQLAFTLITSVIIVKQKITFANLNCVILLTVSSVLLALGSSHDKPRGLTKGKYFIGFFSTVGAGLLFALYLPIMEKIYRKVYCYAMVVEMQLVMEMAATALATVGMAAGGGFSEMKTESIKVFDLGAKAYWLTVGFNVVTWQLCFMGTAGMVFLTTSLAGGVCMTALMGINVLGGVLVYGDHFGGLKAVSTLLCLWGFCSYIYGIYIKTKEQENQMDSSNSRKKMSIDHQPHQFMELAEVVTHNS from the coding sequence ATGGAGTTGTCATCAGTTCAACAACCACCAGCTCTTAACCAACACCGACAGGAGCAAGAGCAAGATGATGAGGCTGCAGCAAGTTTTAGCAGATCACTGGTGAAAATGCATGATAAGGAACAAGAAACAGGGCGTAACCGTTACTACATGATTTTGTTGGGAATCAACTACATGTGTCTCTTTGTTGGTTCTGTCTCATCAAGTTTGCTTTCAAAATTCTACTTCAATCACAAAGGTGGCAGCAGATGGGTTTCCACTTGGGTACAATCTGCTggctttcctcttcttctcttcCCAATTTACCTCTTCAAAATTTGTACCGATAGAAAACCATTCACTGGCTTCACCCCTAAAATCTTGTGCCTCTCCATTTGCATCGGCTTTTTTTTAGGTATCAACAACCTTCTCTTTTCTTGGGGAAATTCTTATCTTCCCGTTTCGACAAATTCTCTTGTTTTGTCTACTCAGCTAGCCTTCACTCTCATCACTTCCGTGATTATCGTCAAGCAAAAAATCACGTTTGCAAATTTGAACTGCGTGATTCTACTTACTGTTAGTTCAGTGCTCTTAGCCTTAGGTTCAAGCCACGACAAGCCACGTGGCTTGACAAAGGGAAAATACTTTATAGGATTTTTCTCAACTGTGGGTGCGGGATTGTTATTCGCTCTTTATCTCCCAATCATGGAGAAGATATACCGAAAAGTTTACTGCTACGCTATGGTTGTAGAAATGCAGCTGGTGATGGAGATGGCGGCGACGGCGTTAGCTACCGTCGGAATGGCGGCAGGCGGCGGTTTCTCGGAGATGAAGACGGAGAGCATAAAAGTGTTCGATTTGGGTGCAAAGGCTTACTGGCTGACGGTGGGGTTTAATGTGGTGACGTGGCAGTTGTGCTTCATGGGTACTGCCGGAATGGTGTTCTTAACGACGTCGTTGGCCGGAGGTGTGTGCATGACGGCGTTAATGGGGATAAACGTGTTGGGAGGGGTGTTAGTTTACGGTGATCATTTTGGTGGACTTAAGGCAGTTTCCACTTTACTCTGCCTTTGGGGATTTTGTTCTTATATTTACGGCATTTATATCAAAACGAAAGAGCAAGAAAACCAGATGGACAGTTCAAATTCCAGAAAGAAGATGAGTATTGATCATCAACCTCATCAGTTCATGGAACTTGCAGAAGTTGTAACGCACAACTCCTGA